One Triticum dicoccoides isolate Atlit2015 ecotype Zavitan chromosome 3B, WEW_v2.0, whole genome shotgun sequence genomic window, ATTGAACCCACACACGAAAACGACCCCAAAACAAAGGGGAGACTATGATTATATAACTAATGCCTCTAATTTTTTGTCAAAGCCACAACTGAACATGAACTTATAGCCGTTGCACCACCATAGCTCACACATATAATGAACAACATCGTGTTAAGAAAAATGAACATCGAGAAATTCAACCATTGAAGTACCTGTAAAGACCTATATAGAGAAACAAACCTCGTTGAATCACCGCAATAGTAGATCACTGTGTAAGATGGAGATTGGCAATCGCGCCAAGCATATCGGCAAGGGAGTCGCTCCGACCTAGACAGACAAACATGATAATAGCGCTAGACCAAGCTGACGACTTCGCTTCCAAAGCCTTGAATAAATAGGTTGTCAAAGAAGACAATGTTGTTCCTGCCGATGCACATGGAACCACGCCGACGGAAAGTACAGATAACCAACCCGTTNNNNNNNNNNNNNNNNNNNNNNNNNNNNNNNNNNNNNNNNNNNNNNNNNNNNNNNNNNNNNNNNNNNNNNNNNNNNNNNNNNNNNNNNNNNNNNNNNNNNNNNNNNNNNNNNNNNNNNNNNNNNNNNNNNNNNNNNNNNNNNNNNNNNNNNNNNNNNNNNNNNNNNNNNNNNNNNNNNNNNNNNNNNNNNNNNNNNNNNNNNNNNNNNNNNNNNNNNNNNNNNNNNNNNNNNNNNNNNNNNNNNNNNNNNNNNNGCTCCTTAGCAATGCCACACCAAGCGTCATCAAACCGGATTGGAGTAGGAGGACTTTTATTCGAGATGACACCACCATCATTGTCGGAGCACCGTCACCTGGAcccaaaaatatactccctccgtaaaaaaatataaaagcgtttacatcattaaagtagtaatctaaaacgtttttatatttctttacaggggAGTAGTACGCAAAGGCTCACGGCTGGGAGTGACAGCCGGAGGCGGAGGGGACAGGAGATCGATTTTTTTGCAGCCATCCATTGAACCAAAACATGTTTATGATTTTGCTTATTCCGTTCACAATGCCAGTTCAGACTGCATATATCTTTCGGAGATCAAACGGCATACATAGAACTTGATTTATTTAAGGGGACGACACGACACACAACGGCCATGTTACAGTGATTTACAGTACAGTACAGTGGAGAACGAGGTCCTCGAGAGCCTTGTATGAGCTATATGCAGTGCTCATTCTTGATGGCATGGCAACAGGTGAGGTGATACATCGTCACACATACTAGTAGCAAGCATCATAGTTAATTAACCGGCCCATTATTCAGTACGGTCGATGCATGATTCGGTGGTAATTAATCGTCGACTGCAGTAGCCTGCGGTGCAGCGACGACGAGCCCGCGGATCGGGTCAGGTTCTACATGCAGAACGGCTCGCGCTCGATGTCAAACTTGTAGGCAGAGGACAGCTGAGGCTCCTGCAAAGTTAATGACCAAATGTAGAGTTCAGTATATGTATGTGAACAAAATGGTGTCGATCATTAGCTAGCGATGAGAGCGAACGAGAACATCTGCAGCTGACTCACCTCCACGCCGCTGAAGTTTGCGACCTTGCGGATGGAGCCGCCGATGGGGCCTTGCAGGTTGCAGTTGCCGCCGCTGTCGCGCATGATGGCCCTCATGGAGGTGAGCAGGCGGCCGTAGGTGGTGCGCGGCTCGCACTCCACCGCTCGGATGAAGCTGTGCGTCATGGCGCCGATCGTGGCGTAGGGCTCAGGCAGCTGCACGCACACACCGGTGGCAGAAGTGTGAGAACGAAAGGGACATGATGAATGGATGAGAAAAAAATCTTGTCAATGCTAGTACTGACCACGCTCATGTTGCTCTTTCCGTTGCTGCTGCCACTGATGAGCACGGCCTGGCCTCCGCTGGTGCCCTTGCAGGCGCCGGTCATAGGGCGCTCGTCCCTCCACCTCCAGCGCCCGGTCCTGATCAAAACATGTTCATATATGTAAGGACTAATGAGTACGAAGTAGGCGCAGCCTGCATGCGAACATGGATGGGATCGGCGTTAAGAAAGTTGACGAGATAGACACTGACTGCTTGGACACGGTGCATTGGTAGGGGAGGTCGAGGACGGTGGCGCTGTGGCAGGCGTCGACGATGGCGTGGAGCTTGACGCCGTGCACCAGCGGGCGGACGATGGCCTCGTTGATCTCGTCGTCCAGGATGGGGCCCTGCTGGAACGAGTCCACGGGGCAGAGGGCCTCGTCCATGCCGTCC contains:
- the LOC119278217 gene encoding metacaspase-1-like, with the translated sequence MNMNYGSMGPGAMVRCRQCSSSITAMPGARAVQCMQCSCVTRVSGRGRQQHGYGQGYGNGGGMLMPPMRPTPAFGGGRGKKRAVLIGIKYTNRRSCELRGPINDVKCMRYLLTERFGFPNDCVLILTDEERNPCRQPTKDNIRMAMHWLVQGCSYGDSLVFQFSGLGAQVPDDDGDELDGMDEALCPVDSFQQGPILDDEINEAIVRPLVHGVKLHAIVDACHSATVLDLPYQCTVSKQTGRWRWRDERPMTGACKGTSGGQAVLISGSSNGKSNMSVLPEPYATIGAMTHSFIRAVECEPRTTYGRLLTSMRAIMRDSGGNCNLQGPIGGSIRKVANFSGVEEPQLSSAYKFDIEREPFCM